The following is a genomic window from Mycolicibacterium sp. TY81.
CCGCCCGCCAGCGCCTCGAGCGCCGCGGCGCCCGTCGGGAACGGGACGATCTTGACGTTGACGCCATGCTGTTTGAAGTATCCGAGGTCATTGGCGACGGGCACCTGGGCCCACGATGGGTCGACCACCCACGCCAGGGTGAGCGAGTCCGACGCGCTGTCCTTGCCGCCCGAACTGCTGCAGCCGACGGCCCCCAGAACCGCGAGTGCGGCAACGAATATCGCGGCGATCTTCCGATGTTTGGTCATGCATTGTCTCCCGAGGTGAGGGCCGGTTGCTGTCCGTGCAGCAGGTCGTGCAGTCGACGGCGCAGTGCCGCGTAATCGTCGAATTCGCCGAGGCGGCTCGCGGGCCGGGGCCGCGGCAGCGGGTTGCTCAGGTGGTCGGCAATGGCGCCGGTGTGGTCCATCACGACGATCGAGGACGCGATACGGATTGCCTCGTCGACATCGTGCGTGACGAAGACGACGGTCGGCCGGTTGCGCTCCCACAGTTCGACCACCAGATCTTGCATCTGCTGGCGGGTCAAAGCATCCAGTGCACCGAATGGTTCGTCCATCAACAACACTCGCGGGCTGTTCGCCAGAGCGCGGGCGATACCGACGCGCTGCCGCATCCCACCCGACAGCTCGTGAGGATGCTTGCGCACGACGTCCCGTGCCAGGCCGACCGCATTGATCAACTCGGCGATCCGGTCGCGCCGCTGCGCTCGGGGCACCTTCGCCGCGCGTAGTGCGAAGCCGATGTTGCTCCCGACTGACGCCCACGGGAACAGCACGTCGCGCTGGAACACGGCGCCCCGCTCGTGTCCGGCCCCGGTCACCGGCTTGCCCCCGAAGGTCACCGAACCCGTTGTCGGCCGGACGAATCCGGCGACGACGTTCAGCAGCGTCGACTTGCCGCAGCCCGACGGCCCGAGGATCGCCAGGAAGGCT
Proteins encoded in this region:
- a CDS encoding ABC transporter ATP-binding protein — its product is MTAGDIAVDSLTVRYPGAGRPVVDGLDLTIESGAFLAILGPSGCGKSTLLNVVAGFVRPTTGSVTFGGKPVTGAGHERGAVFQRDVLFPWASVGSNIGFALRAAKVPRAQRRDRIAELINAVGLARDVVRKHPHELSGGMRQRVGIARALANSPRVLLMDEPFGALDALTRQQMQDLVVELWERNRPTVVFVTHDVDEAIRIASSIVVMDHTGAIADHLSNPLPRPRPASRLGEFDDYAALRRRLHDLLHGQQPALTSGDNA